Proteins encoded in a region of the Micropterus dolomieu isolate WLL.071019.BEF.003 ecotype Adirondacks linkage group LG07, ASM2129224v1, whole genome shotgun sequence genome:
- the LOC123973619 gene encoding gamma-crystallin M2-like — MGKIAFFEDKSFQGRSYECSTDSPDLRSYFSRCNSIKVESGCWVLYERPNYTGNQYILSPGEYADHQQWMGFNDSIKSCRSIKNVYGKSWKIRFYDKKDFAGQALECVEDCPSVYEAFKFGEFHSCVVIDGAWVLYEQPNYRGHQYFLERGEYHNYTDWGATSPAAGSFRMITEF, encoded by the exons ATGGGGAAG ATTGCATTCTTCGAGGATAAGAGTTTCCAAGGCCGAAGCTATGAGTGCAGCACTGATAGTCCTGACCTGCGCTCTTATTTCAGCCGTTGCAACTCCATTAAGGTGGAGAGTGGCTGCTGGGTGCTGTATGAGCGTCCCAACTACACTGGCAACCAGTACATCCTGAGCCCCGGGGAATACGCTGATCACCAGCAGTGGATGGGATTCAATGACAGCATCAAGTCATGTCGCTCTATCAAAAAT GTTTATGGGAAGTCCTGGAAGATCCGATTCTATGACAAGAAGGATTTTGCCGGCCAAGCTCTAGAGTGTGTTGAGGATTGCCCATCGGTTTACGAGGCCTTCAAGTTTGGGGAGTTCCACTCCTGCGTGGTGATAGATGGTGCCTGGGTCCTCTACGAGCAGCCCAACTACCGCGGACACCAGTACTTCCTGGAACGTGGCGAGTACCACAACTATACAGACTGGGGCGCCACCTCCCCTGCTGCCGGATCCTTCCGCATGATCACGGAGTTCTAG